From Pedobacter indicus, a single genomic window includes:
- a CDS encoding sialidase family protein, giving the protein MKRLILTFTIIASVMLARAQEVTVFKSGDDGYASYRIPAIVKNKNGDLIAFSEGRVDHAGDYGNVDIVYKISSDDGKTWGPLHVAADYDDLQAGNAAPVVDLLDPAYPNGRIFLFYNTGNNHEGEVRKGTGLRELWYITSEDNGESWSEPVNITTQAHRPKQPQINSAYNFEEDWRTYANTPGHGFQFVSGPNKGRIYIAANHNAGDPQPQNKDWIAHAYYSDDHGKTFKLSENVHYPGTNESTAAQIGDNSVYMSSRNQGLTPKQRIISISTDGGQTWDSSKADPNLPDPINQGSVLSWKKGKKFILAHINAADENNRDNLTLRLSKDGGKTWYFNETIAKSPEGYDGAYSAYSDIVLVNKKKIGVLYEKDHYKEIVFVIQKIK; this is encoded by the coding sequence ATGAAAAGATTAATTCTAACATTTACGATTATTGCGAGCGTTATGCTGGCACGAGCTCAAGAAGTAACAGTGTTCAAGTCTGGAGATGATGGTTATGCCAGCTACCGGATTCCAGCTATCGTGAAAAACAAAAACGGTGACCTTATCGCATTCTCCGAGGGTCGTGTAGATCATGCAGGCGACTATGGCAATGTTGACATTGTCTATAAAATCAGTTCAGACGATGGGAAAACTTGGGGTCCACTTCATGTAGCAGCAGATTATGATGATCTTCAGGCAGGAAATGCAGCTCCGGTCGTAGACTTGCTTGACCCGGCATATCCCAATGGTCGCATATTCCTGTTTTACAATACCGGAAACAACCATGAGGGTGAAGTTCGAAAAGGCACAGGCTTGCGCGAACTGTGGTATATTACCTCAGAAGATAATGGTGAGAGTTGGTCAGAACCAGTCAATATCACCACTCAGGCACACCGTCCTAAACAACCACAAATCAACTCGGCCTATAATTTCGAGGAAGACTGGCGTACTTATGCTAACACACCTGGACATGGCTTCCAATTTGTTTCGGGACCCAATAAAGGACGCATCTACATTGCCGCAAATCATAACGCAGGTGATCCGCAGCCTCAAAACAAAGACTGGATTGCTCATGCATACTATTCAGATGATCATGGCAAAACGTTTAAGCTAAGCGAAAACGTTCATTACCCAGGAACTAACGAATCTACGGCAGCACAGATCGGAGATAATTCTGTTTACATGTCATCAAGAAATCAAGGACTTACCCCTAAACAACGAATCATATCCATTTCGACCGATGGAGGACAAACATGGGACAGCTCTAAGGCAGACCCTAACTTGCCCGATCCGATCAATCAAGGCTCAGTACTTTCCTGGAAGAAAGGCAAGAAGTTTATTTTAGCCCATATCAATGCTGCTGACGAAAACAATCGCGATAATTTAACCTTACGCCTTTCGAAAGATGGTGGCAAAACCTGGTACTTCAATGAAACCATCGCGAAAAGCCCTGAAGGTTATGACGGTGCATATTCGGCCTATTCGGACATCGTTCTTGTGAACAAGAAAAAGATAGGCGTATTGTACGAAAAAGATCA